Proteins from a single region of Streptosporangiales bacterium:
- a CDS encoding DUF1998 domain-containing protein, protein MSAGYRRRVGTVRPSHLMFTSGVGALVDLPNFSVIVRGLDFWDYSNVGGERTSIVEPRLLAAVRSFTEAPQLKELRHAPWRPGSDTDPNDAALRVGVPVAPFPRWLRCTACNQLGNVESQAFGFQNELARRTQDARFVHQNCGKSKTPPLAVTARFMVCCANGHLDDFPYVMFVHRSPDCDDGTPNPQLRMHDRSGNVGANVDVECTHCGKRRNIRDAQGRRGEETLPGCRGRHSHLGTYGECDQHPMLLVVGASNQWFAQTLSTLDVPKTSGGELADLVAKHWDKLVGLPKNMLPYGRDQVAGLTEFARWNDDEWWAAIERHRVDLQEETETAEGYPDLRSPEWQILSSGEEVTSDALTLRRDPVGVPGPLKNVYADVVLVERLREVRALVGFTRLDAPDPDDPTLVERVRLTRDTPTWLPASEVRGEGIFLRVDETLLTDWEKRVGDSDAMTRHRAAYAQFRRNRYSGRVPGSPDWMKHWPGARFYALHTLSHLLIRTIALECGYNSASLSERIYAGDEEDPRGGILIYTAVPDAEGTLGGLVALAEPEPLTRLTTRALAEARHCSSDPLCAERLPQGTDDFLHGAACHVCLFVSETTCERGNRFLDRRFVVPVGDNSDLALYQAIP, encoded by the coding sequence GTGAGCGCCGGGTACCGCAGGCGCGTCGGCACCGTGCGCCCCAGCCACTTGATGTTCACCAGCGGCGTGGGCGCACTCGTCGACCTGCCGAACTTCTCCGTGATCGTGCGCGGCCTCGACTTCTGGGACTACAGCAACGTAGGCGGCGAGCGCACCTCGATCGTCGAGCCACGGCTGCTCGCCGCTGTCCGGTCCTTCACCGAGGCGCCCCAGCTGAAGGAGCTCCGCCACGCCCCCTGGCGGCCCGGCAGCGACACCGACCCGAACGACGCGGCACTGCGGGTGGGCGTGCCGGTCGCGCCGTTCCCCCGGTGGCTGCGCTGCACGGCATGCAACCAGCTCGGCAACGTCGAGTCGCAGGCCTTCGGCTTCCAGAACGAGCTGGCCCGCCGCACCCAGGACGCGCGGTTCGTGCACCAGAACTGCGGCAAGTCCAAGACGCCGCCGCTCGCCGTCACGGCGCGGTTCATGGTGTGCTGCGCCAACGGCCATCTCGACGACTTCCCCTACGTCATGTTCGTGCATCGGTCGCCGGACTGCGATGATGGCACACCGAACCCACAGCTGCGCATGCACGACCGCAGCGGCAACGTCGGCGCCAACGTCGATGTCGAGTGCACGCACTGCGGGAAGAGGCGCAACATCCGCGACGCTCAGGGCCGGCGCGGCGAGGAGACCCTACCGGGGTGCCGCGGCAGGCATTCGCACCTCGGCACCTACGGCGAGTGCGACCAGCATCCGATGCTGCTCGTCGTCGGCGCATCCAACCAGTGGTTCGCGCAGACGCTCTCCACCCTCGACGTCCCCAAGACCTCGGGCGGTGAGCTGGCCGATCTGGTGGCCAAGCACTGGGACAAGTTGGTGGGCCTGCCGAAGAACATGCTCCCTTACGGACGTGACCAGGTGGCCGGGCTGACCGAGTTCGCCCGGTGGAACGACGATGAGTGGTGGGCCGCGATCGAACGGCACCGGGTCGATCTGCAGGAAGAGACCGAGACGGCCGAGGGCTACCCCGACCTGCGGTCGCCGGAGTGGCAGATCCTCAGCTCCGGTGAGGAGGTCACCAGCGACGCCCTGACGCTGCGGCGCGACCCGGTCGGCGTCCCCGGCCCGCTAAAGAACGTCTATGCCGACGTGGTCCTGGTAGAGCGGCTGCGGGAGGTGCGCGCACTGGTCGGCTTCACCCGGCTGGACGCGCCGGATCCCGACGACCCGACCCTGGTCGAGCGGGTCCGGCTCACCCGGGACACGCCGACCTGGCTGCCGGCGAGCGAGGTCCGTGGCGAAGGGATCTTCCTGCGAGTCGACGAGACGCTCCTGACCGACTGGGAGAAACGGGTCGGCGACTCCGACGCGATGACGCGGCACCGCGCCGCGTACGCCCAGTTCCGGCGGAACCGCTACTCCGGCCGGGTGCCCGGGTCACCGGACTGGATGAAGCATTGGCCAGGTGCTCGGTTCTACGCCCTACACACGCTGTCGCACCTGCTGATCCGCACTATCGCGTTGGAGTGCGGGTACAACTCCGCGAGCCTGTCCGAGCGGATCTACGCCGGTGACGAGGAGGACCCCCGCGGCGGCATCCTCATCTACACCGCGGTGCCCGACGCGGAAGGCACGCTCGGCGGCCTGGTCGCGCTGGCGGAGCCGGAGCCGCTCACCCGGCTGACCACCCGTGCGCTCGCCGAGGCGCGGCACTGCTCGTCCGACCCGCTGTGCGCCGAGCGACTGCCGCAGGGCACCGACGACTTCCTGCACGGGGCTGCCTGCCACGTGTGCTTGTTCGTCTCCGAGACCACCTGCGAGCGAGGCAACCGTTTCCTCGACCGCCGGTTCGTCGTCCCGGTCGGTGACAACTCCGACCTCGCGCTGTACCAGGCGATTCCGTGA
- a CDS encoding helicase: GALGTMVGLFEAAVDELCRWRPVSGHDAGPKIVASTATTKRAKEQVLGVFARDLAIFPPQVLDVRDTFFSRQVEPTEQSPGRRYLGVCAHGVRFKSAEIQLMESLLAAGQQMYDRHGAAADPYHTVVAYFNAIRELAGMRRYLDDDVVIRMQRRGRRGMVARQVGRGRLLEASELTSRISSGDISAVLKRLEVPFEPELDTSVRRIAIRDNTREVGRANRGKSSRSKDRVDYHPLVKRYYDRTDQPAHTPIDVVLATSMLQVGVDVARFGLMVVTGQPKNTAEYIQASSRVGRDRGRPGLVLTLYNWTRPRDLAHYEDFAHYHATFYRQVEALSVTPYTRRALDRGTAATFVAAVRQIEEEYSDNQAAAQVPLDGPAVRGVVHRLLARAAAVDGARGEQYFGERIRRLVDVWKRWQGIEGQLGYANQTGKHPARGFLEPAGNGAWSDRTAGYSMRETEHEVNLLVDGGDGIYLPEFDARPWSFATSSPPTGDAAGEESDQRGDEQ, translated from the coding sequence GGCGCGCTCGGCACCATGGTCGGCCTGTTCGAGGCCGCCGTCGACGAGCTGTGCCGGTGGCGGCCCGTCAGCGGACACGACGCCGGGCCGAAGATCGTCGCCTCCACTGCGACCACCAAGCGCGCCAAGGAGCAGGTGCTCGGAGTCTTCGCCCGCGACCTGGCGATCTTCCCGCCCCAGGTGCTCGACGTGCGCGACACCTTCTTCTCCCGGCAGGTCGAGCCGACCGAGCAGTCGCCGGGCCGCCGCTACCTCGGCGTCTGCGCGCACGGCGTGCGGTTCAAGTCCGCGGAGATCCAGCTGATGGAGTCGCTGCTCGCGGCTGGGCAGCAGATGTACGACAGGCACGGCGCGGCCGCCGACCCGTACCACACCGTCGTCGCGTATTTCAACGCGATCAGGGAGCTGGCCGGCATGCGCCGCTACCTCGACGACGATGTGGTCATCCGCATGCAACGCCGGGGCAGGCGGGGAATGGTCGCGCGGCAGGTCGGGCGCGGCAGGCTGCTGGAGGCGAGCGAGCTCACCTCGCGCATCTCCTCCGGCGACATCAGCGCGGTACTGAAACGCCTCGAGGTCCCGTTCGAGCCGGAGCTGGACACCAGCGTGCGCCGCATCGCCATCCGGGACAACACGCGCGAGGTGGGCAGGGCCAACCGGGGCAAGTCGTCGCGCAGCAAGGACCGGGTCGACTATCACCCGCTGGTCAAGCGGTACTACGACCGTACCGACCAGCCGGCGCACACACCGATCGACGTGGTCCTGGCCACCTCGATGCTGCAGGTCGGTGTCGACGTCGCCAGGTTCGGGCTGATGGTGGTCACCGGGCAGCCGAAGAACACCGCCGAGTACATCCAGGCGTCGTCGCGCGTCGGGCGTGACCGCGGCCGGCCCGGTCTCGTCCTGACCCTCTACAACTGGACCAGGCCGCGCGACCTCGCCCACTACGAGGACTTCGCCCACTATCACGCGACCTTCTACCGTCAGGTCGAAGCACTGTCGGTCACGCCGTACACGCGGCGGGCGCTCGACCGCGGCACCGCCGCCACCTTCGTCGCGGCCGTGCGGCAGATCGAGGAGGAGTACTCCGACAACCAGGCCGCCGCGCAGGTGCCGCTCGACGGCCCCGCCGTGCGGGGGGTCGTGCACCGCCTGCTTGCTCGGGCCGCGGCCGTCGACGGTGCCAGGGGCGAGCAGTACTTCGGTGAGCGGATCCGCCGCCTCGTCGACGTGTGGAAGCGATGGCAGGGCATCGAAGGGCAGCTCGGGTACGCCAACCAGACGGGCAAGCACCCGGCCCGCGGGTTCTTGGAGCCGGCCGGCAATGGTGCCTGGTCCGACCGCACCGCCGGTTATTCGATGCGCGAGACGGAGCACGAGGTCAACTTGCTCGTCGACGGCGGCGACGGGATCTACCTGCCGGAGTTCGACGCGCGGCCCTGGTCCTTCGCCACTTCCAGCCCGCCGACCGGTGACGCGGCCGGCGAGGAGAGCGACCAGCGGGGAGACGAGCAGTGA
- a CDS encoding endonuclease — translation MSDLSAGPFVRRVAEFVETWGADRLVAVAARVGDSVVPVPVAASGPGERDAAEALLRAARDEAIPDTEVAAYLRGVAAGYRHTGAARVESVWSGPSTHQVPVRATAQVLVDIARQAVHELVLLTYSAKPYPPLVEVLGDAVERGVRVQVVVETLTGAGSALSGNEPAAAFGGLPKVELWHWPSSRRPAGKAKMHAKVAVADRRVLLVSSANLTQSGIATSIEAGLLVRGGTAPVRAAEHVAALQASGELVRLQRSYSPLF, via the coding sequence GTGAGCGACCTGTCGGCGGGGCCGTTCGTCCGCCGCGTTGCCGAGTTCGTCGAGACGTGGGGCGCCGACCGATTGGTGGCCGTCGCCGCGAGAGTTGGCGACTCCGTCGTTCCGGTCCCCGTCGCCGCGTCCGGGCCCGGTGAACGCGACGCGGCAGAGGCACTGTTGCGGGCGGCACGCGACGAGGCGATCCCGGACACGGAGGTCGCCGCGTATCTGCGCGGCGTCGCGGCCGGGTACCGGCACACCGGCGCGGCAAGGGTCGAGTCGGTGTGGAGCGGCCCCAGCACCCATCAAGTGCCGGTCCGCGCGACCGCGCAGGTCCTGGTCGACATCGCCAGGCAAGCCGTTCACGAGCTGGTCCTGCTGACCTACTCGGCGAAGCCGTACCCGCCTCTGGTCGAGGTGCTGGGTGACGCCGTCGAGCGAGGCGTGCGGGTACAGGTCGTGGTCGAGACGCTGACCGGCGCCGGAAGCGCGCTCAGCGGCAACGAGCCCGCCGCAGCGTTCGGCGGACTGCCGAAGGTCGAGCTGTGGCACTGGCCGTCGTCGCGGCGGCCGGCGGGGAAGGCCAAGATGCACGCGAAGGTCGCGGTGGCCGACCGGAGGGTCCTGCTCGTCTCCAGCGCGAACCTCACCCAGTCCGGCATCGCCACGAGCATCGAGGCGGGCCTGCTCGTGCGCGGCGGCACCGCACCGGTCCGGGCGGCTGAGCACGTGGCGGCGCTGCAGGCCTCCGGTGAGCTGGTTCGTCTCCAGCGGAGTTACTCCCCGCTGTTCTGA